A region of Lycium barbarum isolate Lr01 chromosome 1, ASM1917538v2, whole genome shotgun sequence DNA encodes the following proteins:
- the LOC132615015 gene encoding uncharacterized protein LOC132615015, with protein sequence MRKLLQQIPQLLEKIKTVVAVVAEEAVATIKWRQPKEKIRNKLRHQIDIVKELRMLFTLSLHCPDKCYQVFHVDDNCYGILYLLEDAHNALTGGPSTWLEKTTCLEAIHPNTGVIIKLDNDADLNMLFNMYKDLGKGEVHINLTIMNEILDEAEGEILQWTDDEEDENMIENMEAHSDDQNIDDGVSDDDEAIDHPMEKVSDKMQGEVFKYIYDEKLKKEIVVLKVGQIFNNVTHFREVMEEFVRQEGFPIEKLKNEKRRFIAICKDRGCDWKIRASPYSDGITYKIKKLSGPHTCLQDMKGHGATSRWIAKQFESDFRADYDLSADKLYVSLKEKFGLDFSSQKLLRAIRIQRKIVVGDHEKNILNPGCNPILEHFYISFEAQGYGFVNGCRRFIGGIDACFLKGPFKGQLLVAVSLDANSGIFPLAVMIANREDRPTWEYFLDCLSNSVGAIGGITFMSDRQKGLKNAVKKVFPMENHRFCARHLYNNFKVKNPGPKLKQLFWAAVKAYNEQDFLQVMDEMKEISRSAYNWLLYDCKEPLGS encoded by the exons ATGAGGAAGCTGCTGCAACAGATTCCTCAATTGTTGGAGAAAATCAAAACAGTTGTTGCGGTTGTTGCTGAGGAAGCTGTTGCAACT ATAAAATGGCGCCAACCAAAAGAAAAGATCAGAAATAAACTACGACATCAAATAGATATAGTAAAAGAGCTAA GGATGTTATTCACATTATCGTTACATTGTCCTGATAAGTGCTATCAAGTCTTTCATGTGGATGATAATTGTTATGGGATTTTGTATTTGCTAGAAGATGCTCATAATGCTTTAACAGGAGGTCCTTCTACTTGGTTGGAAAAAACTACTTGTTTAGAAGCTATTCATCCGAATACTGGTGTTATAATAAAACTGGATAATGATGCTGATTTAAACATGTTGTTTAATATGTACAAGGATTTGGGAAAGGGTGAGGTTCACATAAATTTGACTATAATGAATGAAATCCTTGATGAAGCTGAGGGTGAAATTTTACAGTGGACCGACGATGAAGAAGATGAAAATATGATTGAGAATATGGAGGCTCACTCAGATGACCAAAATATCGATGATG GTGTTAGTGATGATGATGAAGCAATTGATCACCCAATGGAAAAGGTAAGTGACAAAATGCAAGGTGAGGTTTTCAAATATATCTATGATGAGAAACTGAAGAAAGAGATAGTTGTACTTAAAGTGGGGCAAATATTTAATAATGTCACTCATTTTAGAGAAGTTATGGAAGAATTTGTCCGCCAAGAGGGTTTTCCTATTGAAAAGCTAAAGAATGAGAAGAGAAGGTTTATTGCTATTTGTAAAGATAGAGGATGTGATTGGAAGATTCGTGCTTCCCCTTACAGCGATGGCATAACTTACAAGATTAAAAAATTAAGCGGTCCACACACATGCCTCCAAGATATGAAAGGTCATGGAGCAACTTCAAGATGGATTGCGAAACAATTTGAGTCAGATTTCAGAGCCGATTATGATTTGTCTGCGGATAAACTTTATGTTTCATTGAAAGAGAAATTCGGCCTCGATTTTAGTAGTCAAAAGTTGTTAAGGGCAATAAGGATTCAAAGAAAAATAGTTGTTGGAGATCATGAAAAGA ATATACTGAATCCCGGGTGCAATCCAATCCTTGAACACTTTTACATTAGCTTTGAGGCACAAGGTTATGGTTTTGTTAATGGTTGTAGGCGCTTTATTGGTGGTATTGATGCTTGTTTTTTGAAGGGCCCCTTTAAAGGACAATTACTTGTTGCCGTTTCACTTGACGCAAATTCAGGTATTTTTCCTTTAGCAGTCATGATTGCTAATAGGGAAGACAGGCCGACATGGGAGTATTTTCTTGATTGCTTGTCCAATTCTGTTGGAGCTATTGGAGGCATCACATTTATGAGTGACAGGCAAAAAGGGCTCAAGAATGCCGTGAAAAAAGTTTTTCCCATGGAAAATCATAGATTTTGTGCAAGACACCTTTATAACAATTTTAAGGTAAAAAATCCTGGTCCAAAGTTAAAACAACTTTTTTGGGCAGCAGTTAAGGCCTATAATGAGCAAGACTTTTTGCAAGTTATGGATGAGATGAAAGAAATAAGCAGATCTGCTTATAATTGGTTGTTGTATGACTGCAAAGAACCACTTGGGAGTTAA
- the LOC132639844 gene encoding uncharacterized protein LOC132639844: MTESFNAFVVKVREKPVFTLLEWIRRKTMTRFQQRYEKAVALATPIPSKARERINRNQKEGRKLLCFRGSDHLFEVNDSKNYVVNLQEMSCQCREWQISGVPCKHALCCMTHIRDDPTRFVHPLLTRDFYVKSYSKTINPAPDESKWPAVDHPVVCPREDIEKQRGRKPKKIKRELDEQPAKKRSVHCTCTICHQIGHNSRTCGKKQSTTNEGGLHQNSI; encoded by the exons ATGACCGAGTCTTTCAATGCTTTTGTGGTGAAAGTTAGAGAAAAGCCAGTTTTTACTTTGTTGGAATGGATTAGAAGGAAAACTATGACTAGATTTCAACAAAGATATGAAAAAGCCGTTGCTCTAGCAACTCCAATTCCATCAAAAGCGAGAGAAAGAATTAATCGAAATCAGAAGGAGGGGAGGAAGCTGCTTTGTTTCAGAGGTAGTGATCACTTGTTTGAAGTAAATGACTCAAAAAACTATGTGGTGAATTTACAGGAAATGTCTTGTCAATGTAGAGAATGGCAAATTAGTGGAGTGCCGTGCAAACATGCACTATGTTGCATGACTCATATTAGAGATGATCCTACCAGATTTGTTCATCCTCTACTCACTAGAGATTTTTATGTGAAGTCTTATTCTAAGACAATCAATCCGGCTCCAGATGAGAGCAAATGGCCAGCTGTAGATCACCCTGTTGTGTGTCCTCGTGAAGATATAGAGAAGCAGAGAGGTAGAAAaccaaagaaaataaaaagagaattggATGAACAACCAGCCAAGAAGAGATCAGTTCATTGCACTTGCACAATATGTCATCAAATTGGACATAATAGTAGAACGTGTGGAAAGAAACAATCAACTACAAATGAGGGTGGACTGCATCA GAACAGCAtatga